The Dunckerocampus dactyliophorus isolate RoL2022-P2 chromosome 1, RoL_Ddac_1.1, whole genome shotgun sequence genome has a segment encoding these proteins:
- the LOC129189900 gene encoding lithostathine-1-alpha-like, with amino-acid sequence MAFNLRLFLLLCGACVLLTEACGPSQSKSKGKDCSCPKGWTQYQSYCYIYQEYNRTFADAERVCQLFHGNLVSICDVVENAIVLQLIRNHNDGDLVDTWIGLHDNLEEGDYMWVDGTDVSFTNFGVLPTPPDADGEDCVEIEEDDGLWDDDECTDGNPYVCIRPVCID; translated from the exons ATGGCATTCAATCTCCGCCTGTTCCTCCTCCTTTGTGGGGCCTGTGTGCTGTTGACTGAAGCT TGCGGCCCTTCACAAAGCAAAAGCAAAGGCAAAG ATTGTAGCTGTCCCAAGGGCTGGACTCAGTACCAAAGCTACTGTTACATCTATCAGGAGTATAACAGGACTTTTGCAGATGCAGAG AGGGTCTGCCAGCTGTTCCATGGTAATCTGGTGTCCATCTGCGACGTAGTGGAAAATGCTATCGTTCTTCAACTGATTCGGAATCATAATGATGGGGACCTCGTAGACACCTGGATAGGACTCCACGATAACCTTGAG GAAGGAGATTACATGTGGGTTGATGGCACCGATGTTAGTTTTACAAACTTTGGGGTCCTTCCCACCCCCCCTGATGCTGACGGTGAAGACTGTGTGGAGATTGAAGAAGATG ATGGACTGTGGGATGACGACGAATGCACAGACGGGAATCCATATGTTTGCATCAGACCCGTGTGCATTGACTAA
- the LOC129194027 gene encoding ladderlectin-like yields MASALHVFFLLCGISGLLTGAWSWPQRDNRDGYCPKGWTQLDDLCYILQEEPRSFADAERLCNILGGNLASITSALNNAVVYQLLVARDELKAWIGLSDAVQENTFFWNDGKLFGFDNFGPDEPKGVGDCVLIYISGQWYDCDCADEYPYVCIREASLADH; encoded by the exons ATGGCATCTGCTCTTCACGTGTTCTTCCTCCTTTGTGGGATCAGTGGACTGTTGACTGGAGCT TGGTCTTGGCCTCAAAGGGATAACCGAG ATGGTTACTGTCCTAAAGGCTGGACTCAGTTGGATGATCTCTGTTACATCCTCCAAGAGGAACCCAGGAGTTTTGCAGATGCAGAG AGACTCTGCAACATTCTTGGGGGCAATCTGGCCTCAATCACCAGCGCCCTGAACAATGCAGTCGTTTATCAACTGCTTGTAGCAAGAGATGAACTGAAGGCCTGGATTGGACTCAGTGATGCAGTACAG GAGAATACCTTTTTTTGGAACGATGGCAAACTCTTTGGTTTTGACAACTTTGGCCCTGATGAACCTAAGGGAGTTGGTGACTGCGTGCTGATTTATATCAGTG GTCAATGGTATGACTGCGACTGCGCCGATGAGTACCCCTATGTTTGCATCAGAGAAGCGTCCCTTGCCGACCACTAA
- the LOC129187903 gene encoding ladderlectin-like codes for MAFSLRVFVLLCGISGLLTGAWSWSLTKDKDTCCPKGWTQLDDHCYIFLDENRTFADSERICNTIGGNLVSITDDLENFVVYELAVVGGASQAWIGLYDAFEDGVYFWIDGTDFDFENFAMPKSGNDTCVVIQTNGGSGEWVGESCDAGNPFVCISDANCNKH; via the exons ATGGCGTTTTCTCTTCGTGTGTTCGTCCTGCTTTGTGGGATCAGTGGACTGTTGACTGGAGCT TGGTCCTGGTCCCTCACGAAGGACAAAG ATACTTGCTGTCCTAAAGGCTGGACTCAGTTGGATGATCACTGTTACATCTTCCTAGATGAAAACAGGACTTTTGCAGATTCAGAG AGAATCTGCAACACCATTGGTGGGAATCTGGTTTCAATCACTGACGACCTGGAAAATTTTGTCGTTTATGAACTGGCTGTGGTGGGAGGAGCGAGCCAAGCCTGGATTGGACTCTATGATGCCTTTGAG GATGGAGTGTATTTTTGGATTGATGGCACAGACTTTGATTTTGAAAACTTTGCCATGCCAAAATCTGGTAATGATACTTGTGTGGTGATTCAAACCAATGGAGGCTCAG GTGAATGGGTTGGTGAATCGTGCGACGCAGGGAATCCATTCGTTTGCATCAGCGACGCGAACTGTAACAAGCACTAA